In Rhodococcus rhodochrous, a single genomic region encodes these proteins:
- a CDS encoding ADP-ribosylglycohydrolase family protein produces the protein METTAAQNDRAAGVLLATAAGDALGAGYEFTYPTDTTPIDMIGGGLGPFAPGEWTDDTSMALAIAEVSATGIDIGEGAGLDAVAAQFLRWYATDPKDIGNQTRAVLREAGPTAATMTARARSLPGRTGGNGSLMRTAPVGLAFLDDAERCLDAAHAISSLTHADEQASEACRLWSFAIRHAVLHGTFDGVRVALSCLSQPAAQRWAVLLDEAEAAPSPRVFDNNGWVVHALQAAWWAITHARTDGPGHLPEALELAVRAGNDTDTVAAIAGGLLGARWGASAVPGRWRRMLHGWPGYRADDLERLGLLTARKGSGAGGDVLRIVQS, from the coding sequence ATGGAAACGACCGCAGCACAGAACGACCGGGCCGCCGGAGTCCTGCTCGCCACCGCAGCAGGCGACGCACTCGGGGCGGGATACGAATTCACGTATCCGACGGACACCACGCCCATCGACATGATCGGCGGCGGACTCGGGCCGTTCGCGCCCGGCGAGTGGACCGACGACACCTCGATGGCCCTCGCCATCGCCGAGGTCTCGGCGACCGGCATCGACATCGGTGAGGGTGCCGGACTCGACGCGGTCGCGGCGCAGTTCCTCCGCTGGTACGCCACCGACCCCAAGGACATCGGCAACCAGACGCGTGCCGTCCTGCGCGAGGCGGGACCCACCGCCGCCACCATGACGGCGCGCGCCCGCAGCCTCCCGGGGCGCACCGGCGGCAACGGATCGCTCATGCGCACCGCACCCGTCGGGCTCGCCTTCCTCGACGACGCCGAGCGGTGCCTGGACGCGGCCCATGCGATCAGCAGCCTCACCCACGCGGACGAGCAGGCATCCGAAGCGTGCCGGCTGTGGTCGTTCGCGATCCGTCACGCCGTCCTCCACGGCACCTTCGACGGGGTGCGGGTCGCTTTGTCCTGCCTGTCCCAGCCCGCCGCACAGCGGTGGGCGGTGCTGCTGGACGAGGCGGAGGCCGCGCCGAGCCCGCGCGTGTTCGACAACAACGGCTGGGTCGTCCACGCCCTGCAGGCCGCGTGGTGGGCGATCACGCACGCCCGCACCGACGGCCCTGGACACCTGCCGGAGGCGCTCGAACTGGCCGTGCGCGCAGGCAACGACACCGACACGGTCGCGGCCATCGCGGGTGGACTGCTCGGCGCCCGGTGGGGTGCGTCCGCGGTGCCGGGGCGGTGGCGTCGCATGCTGCACGGATGGCCCGGTTACCGCGCGGACGACCTCGAGCGCCTCGGGCTGCTCACCGCGCGGAAGGGCTCCGGGGCAGGCGGGGATGTACTACGGATCGTCCAGAGCTGA
- a CDS encoding beta-class carbonic anhydrase: protein MTVTEEFLRNNETYAAGFSGPLPLPPSKHIAIVACMDARLDVYRALGIEEGQAHVIRNAGGAVTDDVIRSLTISQRLLGTTEIVLVHHTDCGMLTFTDDEFTRAVQDDTGIRPAWAPESFRDPHEDVRQSLRRIETSPFVTKTTSLRGFVFDVASGELEETVPAA from the coding sequence ATGACCGTCACCGAGGAATTCCTGAGGAACAACGAGACCTACGCGGCCGGCTTCTCCGGCCCGCTGCCGCTTCCACCCAGCAAACACATCGCGATCGTGGCGTGCATGGACGCCCGGCTCGACGTGTACCGGGCGCTCGGCATCGAAGAGGGTCAGGCCCACGTGATCCGCAACGCCGGCGGCGCCGTGACCGACGACGTGATCCGCTCGCTCACGATCAGCCAGCGACTGCTCGGCACCACCGAGATCGTGCTGGTCCACCACACCGACTGCGGCATGCTGACCTTCACCGACGACGAGTTCACGCGCGCGGTGCAGGACGACACCGGTATCCGCCCGGCCTGGGCACCGGAGTCCTTCCGCGACCCGCACGAGGACGTGCGCCAATCGCTGCGCCGCATCGAGACCAGCCCGTTCGTCACGAAGACCACCTCGCTGCGCGGGTTCGTCTTCGACGTGGCCAGTGGCGAACTCGAGGAGACCGTGCCCGCCGCCTAG
- a CDS encoding pseudouridine-5'-phosphate glycosidase yields MSETIRVADYVREAIAAGRPVVALESTIFTHGLTRPRNVEVALEAEQRLRDSGVLPATIGVVDGTPTVGLSEQQIRMLGAEDVPVVKLGIRDLPVAAAKRLHGGTTVSATALLTHRAGIDVFATGGLGGVHRGASSTFDESADLVALATLPILVVSGGVKSVLDIPATLERLETLGVVVVGYRTTRFPGFYVRDSGCDVDEVESAEQAAAVARARDGLGLRAAVLVGNPVAAEAQIDPELHDRVLAEAEHAAAEAGTRGKAITPFLLDHMHRATEGRSLETNVAVYRGNVAVAAEIAHALAS; encoded by the coding sequence ATGAGCGAAACGATCCGCGTCGCGGACTACGTGCGCGAGGCGATCGCGGCCGGGCGGCCGGTCGTGGCGCTCGAATCGACGATCTTCACGCACGGACTCACCCGGCCACGCAACGTCGAGGTTGCCCTCGAGGCCGAGCAACGTCTGCGCGATTCCGGGGTGCTGCCCGCAACCATCGGGGTCGTCGACGGAACCCCGACGGTAGGTCTGTCGGAACAGCAGATCCGCATGCTCGGCGCGGAGGACGTCCCGGTCGTCAAACTCGGTATCCGCGACCTGCCGGTCGCAGCGGCCAAGCGGCTGCACGGCGGGACGACGGTGTCGGCGACGGCGCTGCTCACGCATCGCGCCGGGATCGACGTGTTCGCCACCGGCGGCCTGGGCGGCGTGCATCGGGGAGCTTCGTCGACCTTCGACGAGAGCGCGGATCTCGTTGCGCTGGCGACACTTCCGATCCTCGTGGTGAGCGGCGGCGTCAAATCCGTCCTCGACATCCCTGCCACACTCGAACGGCTCGAGACGCTCGGGGTGGTCGTGGTCGGCTATCGGACCACGCGTTTTCCCGGCTTCTATGTGCGCGACAGCGGCTGCGATGTCGACGAGGTGGAGTCGGCGGAGCAGGCCGCAGCGGTGGCACGGGCGCGGGACGGGCTGGGTCTGCGGGCGGCGGTGCTCGTCGGGAATCCGGTGGCGGCCGAGGCGCAGATCGATCCGGAACTGCACGATCGCGTGCTCGCCGAGGCCGAGCACGCCGCCGCCGAGGCCGGGACACGCGGCAAGGCGATCACCCCGTTCCTGCTCGACCACATGCACCGGGCCACCGAGGGGCGCTCGCTCGAGACGAATGTCGCGGTCTATCGCGGGAACGTCGCGGTCGCCGCGGAGATCGCGCACGCGTTGGCGTCCTGA
- a CDS encoding elongation factor G-like protein EF-G2, whose protein sequence is MPDRSAARSRQAPTADSPDRIRNVALVGCSGSGKTTLTESLAVAAGAVGRAGRVAEGTTVSDYEEIEQRHRRSVQLSVVPLEWNDIKINLIDTPGHPDFDAEVRAGLHAADAAIFVVSATDPISAATRALWRECDDEAIPRAIVVNKLDVARHSFDDMLTDCHDAFGLGPDTLRAMFYPVYDGDRPIGSMGLLTGRSYGEPGPCPVSTEARESLVEAISGQDDTLMERFIAGEQLDTASLQEGLTREILACTLHPAVPADETGIGAVELLELITTGFPAPTHRGRGAPPCDPDGPLAAQVVRVAGDSYVGRISLVRVYSGTLRPDTIVALADGDRDSRERIPALTSPFGKQQRPVGEAVAGDIASVGKLATAQPGDVLYDPDHPVPLDRWPTPTPLLPVAIEAHTRTDDDKLSQALSRLASEDPALRVEQNPETHQLVLWCTGEAHAELVLERLRTRHGVQVDTVEHRVPLKETFAGPAKGHGRLVKQSGGHGQYAVVDVEVEPLPVGSGVVFAEKVVGGAVPRQFIPSVEKGVYAQAEKGVTTGYPLVDVQVTLVDGKAHSVDSSDAAFQAAAGLALRDAAAHSTVRVLEPVAAVRVIVPEEYLGAVLGDLSARRGRVLGTESPEPGVALLRAEVPELELGRYPVELRAITQGTADFARQYLRHEPMPENLAARYGESD, encoded by the coding sequence ATGCCCGATCGCTCCGCAGCACGCAGCCGGCAGGCACCGACCGCCGACAGTCCCGACCGGATCCGCAACGTTGCCCTGGTGGGGTGCAGCGGCTCCGGGAAAACCACCCTCACCGAATCCCTCGCCGTCGCCGCGGGCGCCGTCGGGCGCGCCGGGCGCGTCGCCGAGGGCACCACGGTGTCCGATTACGAGGAGATCGAGCAGCGCCACCGCCGGTCGGTGCAGCTGTCCGTCGTCCCCCTCGAATGGAACGACATCAAGATCAACCTGATCGACACGCCGGGACATCCCGACTTCGACGCCGAGGTCCGCGCGGGCCTGCACGCCGCCGACGCGGCGATCTTCGTCGTCTCCGCCACCGATCCCATCAGTGCCGCGACCCGCGCGCTCTGGCGCGAATGCGACGACGAGGCGATCCCCCGCGCGATCGTGGTGAACAAACTCGACGTCGCCCGGCACAGCTTCGACGACATGCTCACCGACTGCCACGACGCCTTCGGATTGGGACCGGACACCCTGCGGGCCATGTTCTATCCCGTCTACGACGGCGACCGCCCGATCGGATCGATGGGTCTGCTGACGGGCCGCAGCTACGGCGAACCCGGTCCGTGCCCGGTGTCCACCGAGGCGCGGGAGAGCCTCGTGGAGGCCATCTCCGGCCAGGACGACACGCTCATGGAGCGATTCATCGCCGGCGAGCAACTCGACACGGCCTCCCTGCAGGAAGGGCTCACCCGCGAGATCCTGGCCTGCACCCTGCACCCGGCCGTCCCCGCCGACGAGACGGGGATCGGCGCCGTCGAACTCCTCGAGTTGATCACCACCGGTTTCCCGGCGCCGACGCACCGCGGTCGTGGGGCACCACCGTGCGATCCGGACGGTCCGCTCGCCGCGCAGGTCGTGCGCGTGGCCGGCGACTCCTATGTCGGGCGGATCAGCCTGGTGCGCGTCTACTCCGGCACGCTGCGACCCGACACGATCGTCGCACTGGCCGACGGCGACCGCGACAGCCGCGAACGCATTCCCGCCCTGACGAGCCCGTTCGGCAAGCAACAGCGCCCGGTCGGCGAGGCCGTGGCGGGAGACATCGCCTCCGTCGGGAAACTCGCGACCGCACAACCCGGCGACGTCCTGTACGACCCCGACCATCCGGTCCCACTCGACCGGTGGCCCACCCCGACTCCCCTGCTCCCCGTCGCGATCGAGGCACACACCCGCACCGACGACGACAAGCTGTCGCAGGCCCTGTCTCGCCTCGCCTCCGAGGATCCCGCGCTGCGCGTCGAACAGAATCCCGAGACCCATCAGCTCGTGCTGTGGTGCACGGGTGAGGCGCACGCCGAACTGGTCCTCGAACGGTTGCGCACCCGGCACGGTGTCCAGGTCGACACGGTCGAGCATCGGGTGCCGCTGAAGGAGACCTTCGCCGGACCCGCGAAAGGGCACGGCAGGCTCGTCAAACAATCCGGCGGGCACGGCCAGTACGCGGTCGTCGACGTCGAGGTCGAACCACTGCCGGTGGGCAGCGGAGTCGTCTTCGCCGAGAAGGTGGTGGGCGGTGCGGTTCCGCGCCAGTTCATCCCGTCCGTGGAGAAGGGCGTGTACGCGCAGGCCGAGAAGGGTGTGACGACGGGATATCCGCTCGTCGACGTGCAGGTCACCCTGGTCGACGGCAAGGCCCACTCCGTGGATTCGTCCGACGCGGCCTTCCAGGCCGCAGCCGGGCTGGCCCTGCGGGATGCGGCCGCGCACAGCACCGTTCGCGTACTCGAACCGGTCGCCGCCGTGCGGGTGATCGTGCCCGAGGAGTATCTCGGCGCTGTCCTCGGTGATCTGTCGGCCCGGCGCGGACGGGTGCTCGGCACCGAATCCCCCGAGCCGGGTGTCGCCCTGCTGCGCGCGGAGGTTCCCGAACTCGAACTCGGCCGCTATCCGGTCGAACTGCGGGCCATCACGCAGGGCACCGCCGATTTCGCCCGCCAGTATCTGCGGCACGAACCGATGCCCGAGAACCTCGCGGCCCGCTACGGCGAGTCGGACTGA
- a CDS encoding NUDIX hydrolase, which produces MGTPTDSTGRSLTDYPRPSVAVDVAVLTVDEVLKVLVVERPDGNFALPGTFLHPGERLAEAAERALRDKAGLTGVDFHQLAMLDDPERDDRGWVLSMAHGAAVPVAEIPAEAHLVPTTETTDLAFDHAEIVDLAVADLRRRYSAEVDPGNFLGEQFTVLDLRMLYETVYARSYPKDTFRRHLLHGLEPTGELRREGTGRPAEIYRRRGTPLPSSTAAFLLQ; this is translated from the coding sequence ATGGGCACACCGACCGATTCGACCGGCAGGTCGCTCACCGACTACCCGCGCCCCTCGGTGGCCGTGGACGTCGCGGTCCTCACCGTCGACGAAGTACTGAAGGTACTGGTCGTCGAACGTCCCGACGGCAACTTCGCCCTGCCCGGCACATTCCTGCACCCCGGTGAGCGACTCGCCGAGGCCGCCGAACGCGCCCTGCGCGACAAGGCCGGGCTCACGGGCGTCGACTTCCACCAGCTCGCCATGCTCGACGATCCCGAGCGCGACGACCGCGGATGGGTGCTGTCGATGGCCCACGGCGCCGCGGTGCCGGTCGCCGAGATCCCTGCGGAGGCGCATCTCGTGCCGACGACCGAGACCACCGACCTCGCCTTCGACCATGCCGAGATCGTCGACCTGGCGGTCGCCGACCTGCGACGCCGGTACTCCGCCGAGGTCGACCCCGGCAACTTCCTCGGCGAACAGTTCACCGTGCTCGACCTGCGGATGCTGTACGAAACCGTCTATGCCCGCAGCTATCCCAAGGACACCTTCCGCCGGCACCTGCTGCACGGTCTCGAACCCACCGGCGAACTGCGCAGGGAGGGTACAGGCCGGCCCGCCGAGATCTACCGCCGGCGCGGCACTCCCCTGCCGTCGTCCACCGCCGCCTTCCTCCTGCAGTGA
- a CDS encoding helix-turn-helix domain-containing protein — MKPDGGDPGSHLFGGSDGTDRVGGRDDTERAHLKDPHDASHTIHRYPAAPDLTDLMQRYWIPVWSVPADREAPQRVLRYPVCQLVVAHDYARFYGVEHGLSTVTLTGEGWAVGSMLSPAAGALITGTSLAAFTDLTVDLTDVLGDAGARLITRVREAMSHGPDSPESHRAATEAFDDVLRAYLPIDEEGRLVNRVVAFVEEHSDVLRVEQVRAEFDLSERALQRLVQRRIGLTPKWLIQRRRLQEAAGRLREGPGSLSEVAAVLGYADQPHFVRDFARVVGMTPGAFAARYGGG, encoded by the coding sequence ATGAAACCCGACGGCGGCGACCCGGGGTCGCACCTTTTCGGCGGTAGCGATGGCACCGACCGCGTCGGCGGTCGCGACGACACCGAACGTGCCCACCTGAAGGATCCGCACGACGCCTCGCACACCATCCACCGCTATCCCGCCGCACCCGACCTCACGGATCTGATGCAGCGGTACTGGATTCCCGTCTGGTCCGTGCCGGCCGACCGGGAGGCACCCCAGCGGGTGCTGCGCTATCCGGTCTGCCAACTGGTGGTCGCGCACGATTACGCGCGCTTCTACGGCGTCGAGCACGGGCTGTCCACGGTCACCCTCACCGGCGAGGGCTGGGCGGTCGGGTCCATGCTCAGCCCGGCGGCCGGGGCACTGATCACGGGCACCTCGCTCGCGGCGTTCACCGACCTGACCGTCGACCTCACCGATGTCCTCGGCGACGCCGGCGCGCGTCTGATCACGCGGGTTCGGGAGGCGATGTCGCACGGCCCGGACTCCCCGGAGTCGCACCGCGCCGCGACGGAGGCCTTCGACGACGTGCTGCGCGCCTATCTGCCGATCGACGAGGAGGGGCGGCTCGTCAACCGGGTGGTGGCGTTCGTCGAGGAGCACTCCGACGTTCTGCGGGTCGAGCAGGTACGGGCCGAATTCGATCTCAGCGAGCGGGCACTGCAACGCCTGGTCCAGCGACGGATCGGGCTGACCCCGAAGTGGCTGATCCAGCGGCGGCGACTGCAGGAGGCCGCCGGGCGCCTGCGCGAGGGGCCCGGCTCGCTGTCGGAGGTCGCCGCCGTCCTCGGTTACGCCGACCAGCCGCATTTCGTACGGGATTTCGCCAGGGTCGTGGGTATGACGCCGGGCGCGTTCGCGGCTCGTTACGGCGGTGGCTGA
- a CDS encoding TIGR03086 family metal-binding protein, which translates to MNTTALRHAEADQPLTDVISSLRDTDWDAQSPCEGWTARDVLAHVIDTQRDFFAGRGVEMGERSDTDRPVEAWRTHTARIAEILADDSFVSKTYDGYFGPTTVGATFEQFYVWDMIVHRWDIARSAGVDVTFSDAELDRMEAGADSFGDALYMDGVCAPAVPVPEDADRTARILAKMGRRTAASIG; encoded by the coding sequence ATGAATACAACAGCACTGCGACACGCAGAGGCCGACCAGCCGCTCACCGACGTGATCTCGTCGCTTCGCGACACCGACTGGGATGCGCAGTCGCCGTGTGAGGGGTGGACGGCGCGCGACGTTCTGGCCCACGTCATCGACACGCAGCGGGACTTCTTCGCCGGACGCGGTGTCGAGATGGGCGAGCGGTCCGACACCGACCGTCCTGTCGAGGCGTGGAGGACGCACACGGCACGGATCGCCGAGATCCTCGCGGACGACTCCTTCGTCTCGAAGACATACGACGGATACTTCGGGCCGACCACGGTGGGTGCGACGTTCGAGCAGTTCTACGTCTGGGACATGATCGTGCATCGCTGGGACATCGCACGCAGCGCGGGGGTCGATGTGACCTTCTCGGACGCCGAACTCGACCGGATGGAGGCCGGCGCCGACAGTTTCGGCGACGCGCTCTACATGGACGGTGTCTGTGCTCCGGCGGTGCCGGTTCCCGAGGACGCAGACCGCACGGCCCGGATCCTCGCGAAGATGGGACGTCGCACGGCCGCGTCGATCGGTTAG
- a CDS encoding iron-containing alcohol dehydrogenase, protein MRVGGGAVEEIGEVVAGLGLARPLVVTDKFLVGTGAVDRMVAQLEAAGLRPAVFAETVPDPTTASLDAGVAAVAEHDADCVIGFGGGSPMDTAKALGLLARKGGHMRDYKAPRDNIGPALPVIAVPTTAGSGSEATQFTIISDSESDEKMLCTGLAFLPVAAIVDYRLTMTMPPRLTAGTGVDALTHAIEAYVSRKANPFSDSLALVAIDTIGQVLRRVYADGQDAEARERMMLAATQAGIAFSNSSVALVHGMSRPIGGHFHVAHGLSNAMLFPAVTEFSVDAAESRYADCARALGAASADASDATAAADLVVALKELCRDVEVPTPKSYGIDKQTWDERVPVMAEQALASGSPNNNPRIPTAEEIRDLYGRVYA, encoded by the coding sequence ATGCGCGTCGGCGGGGGCGCCGTCGAGGAGATCGGGGAGGTGGTCGCCGGACTCGGACTCGCCCGGCCCCTGGTGGTGACCGACAAGTTCCTGGTCGGCACCGGTGCGGTGGATCGGATGGTCGCGCAGCTCGAGGCCGCCGGACTGCGGCCGGCCGTCTTCGCCGAGACCGTTCCCGACCCCACCACCGCCTCGCTCGACGCGGGTGTCGCAGCGGTCGCCGAGCACGACGCCGACTGTGTGATCGGGTTCGGTGGAGGAAGCCCGATGGACACGGCCAAGGCCCTCGGCCTGCTCGCCCGGAAGGGCGGCCACATGCGCGACTACAAGGCGCCGCGCGACAACATCGGCCCGGCGCTACCGGTGATCGCCGTGCCGACCACGGCGGGAAGCGGCTCGGAGGCAACCCAGTTCACGATCATCAGCGACAGCGAGTCCGACGAGAAGATGCTGTGCACGGGCCTGGCCTTCCTGCCGGTCGCTGCGATCGTCGACTATCGGCTCACCATGACGATGCCTCCGCGCCTGACGGCGGGCACCGGCGTGGATGCACTCACCCATGCCATCGAGGCCTATGTCAGCAGGAAGGCGAACCCGTTCTCCGACAGCCTCGCGCTCGTCGCGATCGACACCATCGGACAGGTACTGCGGCGCGTCTACGCGGACGGGCAGGACGCCGAGGCGCGCGAGCGGATGATGCTGGCCGCCACGCAGGCGGGCATCGCGTTCTCCAACTCCAGCGTCGCGCTCGTGCACGGCATGAGCCGTCCGATCGGGGGGCACTTCCATGTTGCGCACGGACTGTCGAACGCGATGCTGTTCCCGGCGGTCACCGAGTTCTCGGTGGATGCCGCCGAGTCCCGCTATGCCGACTGCGCCCGGGCCCTCGGCGCGGCCTCGGCGGACGCGTCCGATGCGACGGCCGCCGCAGACCTGGTCGTCGCGCTGAAGGAACTGTGTCGCGACGTGGAGGTGCCGACACCGAAGTCGTACGGCATCGACAAGCAGACCTGGGACGAGAGGGTCCCGGTCATGGCCGAGCAGGCGCTGGCGTCGGGATCCCCGAACAACAACCCGAGGATCCCGACGGCCGAGGAGATCCGCGATCTCTACGGGCGGGTCTACGCCTGA
- a CDS encoding PIG-L deacetylase family protein, with the protein MSVLLCFHAHPDDEVFLTGGVMRRAADAGHRVVLVVATDGARGEYPDGLLAPGESLAARRTKELEESARALGAARVVPFGYGDSGMAGTAGNHDPNAFANADPSEVGARLATVIEQERADVVTIYDAHGGYGHPDHVQVHRAGVHAERITGHDAVYEASSNRDHLMRLLSALPDTPDDVRPPDLGTFGLPESELTTAVDVSEALGAKRAAMVGYESQIGDFGPMLNMPEEHLRAAFGVEWFRRRGLPPGLQETELPL; encoded by the coding sequence ATGAGCGTTCTGCTGTGCTTCCACGCACACCCCGACGACGAGGTATTCCTCACCGGTGGCGTGATGCGCCGGGCCGCCGACGCCGGGCATCGCGTCGTGCTCGTCGTCGCCACCGACGGTGCCCGCGGCGAGTATCCCGACGGACTGCTCGCGCCCGGTGAATCCCTCGCCGCCCGCCGCACGAAGGAACTCGAGGAATCGGCCCGGGCGCTGGGTGCGGCGAGGGTGGTGCCCTTCGGATACGGCGATTCGGGGATGGCCGGCACCGCCGGCAACCACGACCCGAATGCCTTCGCCAACGCCGATCCGAGCGAGGTGGGAGCCAGACTGGCCACCGTGATCGAGCAGGAACGCGCCGATGTCGTCACGATCTACGACGCGCACGGCGGGTACGGCCATCCCGATCACGTCCAGGTCCACCGGGCCGGGGTCCATGCCGAACGCATCACCGGGCACGACGCCGTCTACGAGGCGTCGAGCAACCGGGACCACCTGATGCGGTTGCTCTCGGCGCTGCCGGACACCCCCGACGACGTGCGCCCACCGGACCTCGGGACCTTCGGCCTGCCGGAGTCGGAACTGACCACCGCGGTGGACGTGTCGGAGGCGCTGGGTGCCAAACGTGCGGCGATGGTCGGCTACGAGTCGCAGATCGGCGACTTCGGGCCGATGCTGAACATGCCCGAGGAACACCTGCGCGCCGCCTTCGGCGTCGAGTGGTTCCGGCGCCGCGGCCTTCCGCCCGGGCTGCAGGAGACCGAGCTCCCGCTCTGA